In Strigops habroptila isolate Jane chromosome 4, bStrHab1.2.pri, whole genome shotgun sequence, a single genomic region encodes these proteins:
- the TMEM114 gene encoding transmembrane protein 114 — protein sequence MKLSLGGLSLLVALVGASSFVFLVVAIATDFWYIIDASKLETSRNGTDALSSHSGLWRTCRVRNECYPLINPFWHENANITDSHRHLLYMHGTFVILMPLSLILMIFGGMTGFISILARAYLLLLMTGLLFLFGALVTLTGISVYIAYSAAAFEEAVCLLRSKDLLVEIDIRFGWSLALVWISFVAEVLTGAVFLLTARVVGLKQRREQVL from the exons ATGAAGCTGAGCTTGGGCGGCCTGTCCCTCCTCGTGGCCCTGGTGGGAGCGTCAAGCTTCGTCTTCCTCGTGGTAGCCATCGCGACCGACTTCTGGTACATCATCGATGCCTCCAAGCTGGAGACGTCCCGCAACGGCACGGACGCCCTCAGCTCCCACTCGGGCCTGTGGCGGACCTGCCGCG TGAGGAACGAATGTTATCCTTTGATAAACCCTTTCTGGCATGAGAATGCAAACATCACTGATTCACACAGACACCTTTTAT atatgCACGGAACATTTGTCATCCTGATGCCTCTCAGCCTGATATTGATGATTTTTGGAGGAATGACTGGATTCATCAGTATTCTTGCCAGGGCCTACCTGCTACTTCTAATGACAGGattgctctttctttttggaG ctctTGTTACACTTACTGGGATCAGTGTTTATATTGCATattcagctgctgcctttgaagAAGCTGTCTGCCTCCTGAGGAGTAAGGATCTCCTGGTAGAAATTGACATCAGGTTTGGCTGGTCACTGGCACTAGTCTGGATCTCCTTTGTCGCAGAAGTGCTCACTGGGGCTGTGTTTCTCCTGACAGCAAGAGTTGTGGGTCTGAAACAACGACGTGAACAGGTGTTATGA